In the genome of Streptomyces pactum, one region contains:
- a CDS encoding transglutaminase-like domain-containing protein, translating into MNDIPGSGGPREDAPDTADRRRRFAEAARDERPDLALLCLLVGAEADPELDEAGMDAAQMELDRLAGLLPYAPAGPAGWAEAVGRVLGRECGFHGTPAEYRRLESSLLHRVLERRRGLPILLSVVWMEVARRAGAPVHGVALPGHFVVGFGDPYGEDVLVDPFDGGRVLSTADAARLVGGATGAPLDPALLVPAGPLEIMLRILNNIRAWAAPRPERSAVQLWAIELSLLLPSHPARLRLERAQLLVRRGEFALGARELEEYADVVAAVEPETAETVRRQARAARALLN; encoded by the coding sequence ATGAACGACATCCCGGGCAGCGGCGGACCCCGTGAGGACGCGCCGGACACCGCCGACCGACGGCGACGGTTCGCCGAGGCGGCCCGCGACGAGCGCCCCGATCTGGCGCTGCTGTGCCTGCTGGTGGGGGCCGAGGCGGACCCGGAGCTGGACGAGGCGGGGATGGACGCCGCGCAGATGGAGCTGGACCGGCTGGCCGGGCTGCTGCCGTACGCCCCGGCCGGGCCTGCCGGGTGGGCCGAGGCGGTGGGCCGGGTGCTCGGCCGGGAGTGCGGGTTCCACGGCACCCCGGCGGAGTACCGGCGGCTGGAGTCCTCCCTGCTCCACCGGGTGCTGGAGCGCCGCCGGGGGCTGCCGATCCTGCTGTCGGTGGTCTGGATGGAGGTGGCGCGCCGGGCCGGCGCCCCGGTCCACGGCGTGGCGCTGCCCGGGCACTTCGTGGTCGGGTTCGGCGACCCCTACGGGGAGGACGTCCTGGTGGACCCGTTCGACGGCGGCCGGGTCCTGTCCACGGCGGACGCGGCGCGGCTGGTGGGCGGCGCGACCGGGGCACCGCTGGATCCCGCCCTGCTGGTGCCGGCCGGTCCGCTGGAGATCATGCTGCGCATCCTCAACAACATCCGCGCCTGGGCCGCGCCCCGGCCGGAGCGGTCCGCGGTCCAGCTGTGGGCGATCGAACTGTCGCTGCTGCTGCCCAGCCACCCCGCCCGGCTCCGCCTGGAGCGGGCCCAGCTGCTCGTACGCCGGGGCGAGTTCGCCCTGGGCGCCCGGGAGCTGGAGGAGTACGCGGACGTGGTGGCGGCGGTGGAGCCGGAGACCGCCGAGACGGTGCGCCGGCAGGCCCGGGCCGCCCGCGCGCTGCTCAACTGA
- a CDS encoding GNAT family N-acetyltransferase — MDFTTGGRFEVSITPADVGKRVSVRYRYESAKPQERFTDAVGVLTSWTDEVLQITPRSGDTVRIPEAALVAGKVVPATPVRRRGPAADARELDRVAARAWPPLESEALGEWRLRAAGGFTRRANSVLALGDPGLPLDAALERVTAWYGERGLPAYLQLSAGAAGTQEWLAAELQARGWVREVNAEIRVGALAPVADLTDDTGRVTLSRDLPPGWLDRYQRFLRPGPEVVQVLYGGPSVWFATVPAGADTTGGLAPSATGPAAGSGPAGGTGGAGTAGGAEGAGGTGGAEPAEVRAPAAIGRCVVDGRWAGFTAVEVAPESRRQGLATEVMAALARQALAEGASAAYLQVEADNDGARALYDGMGFRRHHTYHHWRAPRPDQG; from the coding sequence GTGGATTTCACCACCGGCGGACGCTTCGAGGTGAGCATTACCCCCGCTGACGTGGGAAAACGCGTGTCGGTACGGTACCGGTACGAATCCGCCAAACCTCAAGAGAGGTTCACGGACGCAGTCGGCGTGCTCACATCATGGACCGACGAAGTGTTGCAGATCACACCTAGATCCGGCGACACCGTCCGGATTCCGGAGGCGGCGCTGGTGGCCGGGAAGGTCGTGCCGGCCACCCCCGTCCGCCGCCGGGGTCCGGCGGCGGACGCCCGGGAGCTGGACCGGGTCGCCGCCCGCGCCTGGCCCCCGCTGGAGAGCGAGGCGCTGGGCGAGTGGCGGCTGCGCGCCGCCGGCGGCTTCACCCGGCGCGCCAACTCGGTGCTGGCGCTGGGCGATCCCGGCCTGCCGCTGGACGCCGCGCTGGAGCGGGTCACCGCCTGGTACGGCGAGCGCGGTCTCCCCGCCTACCTCCAGCTCAGCGCCGGCGCGGCGGGCACCCAGGAGTGGCTCGCCGCCGAGCTGCAGGCGCGCGGCTGGGTGCGGGAGGTGAACGCGGAGATACGCGTCGGAGCGCTGGCGCCGGTCGCCGACCTCACCGACGACACCGGTCGGGTCACGCTCTCCCGCGACCTCCCGCCCGGCTGGCTCGACCGCTACCAGCGGTTCCTCCGGCCCGGGCCGGAGGTGGTCCAGGTGCTGTACGGCGGCCCCTCGGTCTGGTTCGCCACCGTCCCGGCCGGTGCGGACACCACCGGGGGCCTGGCGCCGTCGGCCACCGGCCCGGCGGCCGGTTCCGGCCCGGCCGGCGGGACCGGCGGTGCGGGCACGGCCGGCGGGGCCGAAGGTGCCGGCGGGACCGGTGGTGCGGAGCCGGCGGAGGTCCGGGCGCCCGCCGCCATCGGCCGGTGCGTGGTGGACGGCCGCTGGGCGGGGTTCACCGCCGTGGAGGTCGCCCCGGAGAGCCGCCGGCAGGGCCTGGCCACGGAGGTGATGGCCGCGCTCGCCCGCCAGGCGCTGGCGGAGGGCGCGTCGGCCGCGTACCTCCAGGTGGAGGCGGACAATGACGGTGCCCGCGCGCTCTACGACGGCATGGGTTTCCGCCGCCACCACACCTACCATCACTGGCGGGCCCCACGGCCGGACCAGGGCTGA
- the fdxA gene encoding ferredoxin, with protein MTYVIAQPCVDVKDKACIEECPVDCIYEGSRALYIHPDECVDCGACEPVCPVEAIFYEDDTPEEWKDYYKANVEFFDELGSPGGASKLGLIERDHPFIAALEPQNQ; from the coding sequence GTGACCTACGTCATCGCGCAGCCTTGTGTCGACGTGAAGGACAAGGCTTGCATCGAGGAGTGCCCCGTCGACTGCATCTACGAGGGTTCCCGGGCCTTGTACATCCACCCGGACGAATGCGTCGACTGCGGAGCCTGTGAGCCGGTGTGCCCGGTTGAGGCGATCTTCTACGAAGATGACACTCCTGAGGAGTGGAAGGACTACTACAAGGCGAACGTCGAGTTCTTCGACGAGCTCGGCTCGCCCGGTGGTGCCTCCAAGCTCGGTCTGATCGAGCGGGACCACCCGTTCATCGCCGCGCTGGAGCCCCAGAACCAGTAA
- the dapC gene encoding succinyldiaminopimelate transaminase produces MSAVSSRLPVFPWDRLEPYKATAAAHPDGIVDLSVGTPVDPVPGVIRNALAAASDSPGYPTVWGTTALRDALTGWVERRLGATGADHRNVLPLVGSKEFVAALPAQLGLGPGDRVAFPRLAYPTYEVGARLAGAEPVAYDEVTELDPAGLKLLWLNSPSNPTGRVLDEDELRAAVGWAREHGVLLVSDECYLELGWTAEPVSVLHRDICGGSFDGLLAVHSLSKRSNLAGYRAAFAAGDPAVLGELLTVRKHSGLMVPAPVQAATVAALADHEHVGEQRERYARRRTALREALEAYGFRIEHSEASLYLWSTRDEPCWETVGALAELGILVAPGEFYGPAGARHVRVAFTATDERVDAAVRRLAG; encoded by the coding sequence GTGTCCGCAGTCTCCAGCCGCCTCCCGGTCTTCCCCTGGGACCGCCTCGAACCGTACAAGGCGACCGCCGCCGCGCACCCGGACGGCATCGTGGACCTGTCGGTGGGCACGCCGGTCGATCCGGTGCCCGGGGTGATCCGGAACGCGCTCGCCGCGGCGTCCGACAGCCCCGGCTACCCGACGGTCTGGGGCACCACCGCGCTGCGGGACGCGCTCACCGGCTGGGTGGAGCGCCGGCTGGGCGCCACCGGCGCGGACCACCGCAACGTGCTGCCGCTGGTCGGCTCCAAGGAGTTCGTGGCGGCGCTGCCCGCCCAGCTCGGACTCGGTCCCGGTGACCGGGTGGCCTTCCCGCGCCTGGCCTACCCCACCTACGAGGTGGGCGCCCGGCTGGCGGGTGCCGAGCCGGTCGCCTACGACGAGGTGACCGAGCTGGACCCGGCCGGGCTGAAGCTGCTGTGGCTGAACTCCCCGTCCAACCCCACCGGGCGGGTGCTGGACGAGGACGAGCTGCGGGCCGCGGTCGGCTGGGCCCGGGAGCACGGCGTCCTGCTCGTCAGCGACGAGTGCTACCTGGAGCTGGGCTGGACCGCCGAGCCGGTCTCGGTGCTCCACCGGGACATCTGCGGCGGCAGCTTCGACGGGCTGCTCGCCGTCCACTCGCTCTCCAAGCGCTCCAACCTGGCCGGCTACCGGGCCGCGTTCGCGGCCGGTGACCCGGCGGTGCTCGGCGAACTGCTCACCGTGCGGAAGCACTCCGGCCTGATGGTGCCCGCCCCGGTGCAGGCCGCCACCGTCGCGGCACTCGCCGACCACGAGCACGTGGGCGAGCAGCGCGAGCGGTACGCCCGCCGCCGTACCGCGCTGCGCGAGGCGCTGGAGGCGTACGGCTTCCGCATCGAGCACAGCGAGGCGTCGCTGTACCTGTGGTCCACCCGCGACGAGCCGTGCTGGGAGACCGTGGGCGCCCTGGCCGAACTGGGCATCCTGGTCGCCCCCGGCGAGTTCTACGGCCCGGCCGGCGCCCGGCACGTGCGGGTCGCCTTCACCGCCACCGACGAGCGGGTGGACGCGGCCGTCCGGCGCCTGGCCGGCTGA
- a CDS encoding ATP-binding protein — translation MSLPLTRRIARAALLVAAGAAPVVGAAGAAGAAELPKVANLSGVSTPDLADVGSSAESTTKKLGKTAGRVSDKGLPAAGKSLTKATRSVTGAYLPGAQAKGKGVKPGKAKVAPGLPGTKDLPVSTVISTDKLPVRTLPAVGR, via the coding sequence ATGTCCCTCCCCCTCACGCGTCGGATCGCCCGAGCCGCGCTGCTGGTCGCAGCGGGCGCAGCTCCGGTGGTCGGGGCCGCCGGCGCGGCCGGCGCCGCGGAGCTGCCGAAGGTCGCCAACCTCAGCGGCGTCAGCACTCCGGACCTCGCCGACGTGGGGTCCTCCGCCGAAAGCACCACCAAGAAGCTCGGGAAGACGGCGGGCCGGGTGAGCGACAAGGGCCTTCCGGCGGCCGGCAAGTCCCTGACCAAGGCCACCAGGTCCGTCACCGGCGCGTACCTGCCCGGCGCCCAGGCCAAGGGCAAGGGCGTCAAGCCGGGCAAGGCGAAGGTTGCCCCCGGCCTGCCCGGCACCAAGGACCTGCCGGTCAGCACCGTGATCTCGACCGACAAGCTGCCGGTCCGGACGCTGCCCGCGGTCGGCCGCTGA